A part of Desulfovibrio sp. genomic DNA contains:
- a CDS encoding tetratricopeptide repeat protein — protein MAEYPIILGVYSHRRGIRVGTGTTKAQHTKVTYWFARQLEQDNFDVQPLNIYHVPSGLRESVPSEKFLAEYTPEPSYYQVNTVPALKSLYEKVTKGEEYLKDGDLDAAEKEFIKALMIDDLNVQANYGLGEVYTEKNEFEKLLKVLKVLMGLEDAFNLENRERLNSFGVKLRKNGHYDQAASFLEKALEINQDDDHIMFNLARVHFDKKDYENCKKRLTEALELNPDFLEARKFLNYCNQVAAGGASG, from the coding sequence ATGGCTGAATACCCGATCATTCTTGGAGTGTACTCCCACCGCAGGGGAATACGAGTCGGAACCGGCACAACAAAGGCCCAACACACGAAGGTCACCTACTGGTTCGCCCGTCAGCTGGAGCAGGACAATTTCGACGTTCAGCCTCTCAACATATACCATGTTCCATCAGGACTGCGAGAGAGTGTGCCCAGCGAGAAATTCCTGGCCGAGTACACGCCAGAACCGAGCTACTACCAGGTAAACACGGTCCCGGCGCTCAAGTCCTTGTATGAAAAAGTCACCAAGGGCGAAGAGTACCTCAAGGACGGGGACTTAGATGCAGCTGAGAAAGAATTCATCAAGGCCCTCATGATCGACGACCTGAACGTCCAGGCCAACTACGGTCTGGGCGAGGTCTACACGGAAAAAAACGAATTCGAGAAACTCCTCAAGGTGTTGAAGGTCCTGATGGGCCTCGAGGACGCCTTCAACCTCGAGAACAGGGAGCGGCTGAACTCTTTCGGCGTCAAGCTGCGTAAGAACGGCCATTACGACCAGGCGGCCTCGTTTCTCGAAAAGGCCCTTGAAATCAACCAGGACGACGACCACATCATGTTCAACCTGGCCAGGGTCCATTTCGACAAGAAAGACTACGAGAATTGCAAGAAGCGGCTTACTGAAGCCTTGGAGTTGAATCCAGATTTTTTGGAAGCGAGAAAGTTCCTGAACTACTGCAATCAGGTGGCTGCCGGAGGTGCGTCAGGGTAG
- a CDS encoding PAS domain S-box protein, translated as MKKPRPTFIVLSYAFFSACWILFSDRAASGLFSSQPDVLLWVSTLKGWFFVAVTSLLLLLALSRHDAKISNQIHALEESETRFRTIFDSVSDAVFIHDVKNGTILDVSQRACEIFGYTREEITRLDVGALSSGRPPYSQADGEFWMRRAMEEGPQRFEWLSKNREGREFWVDVNIRFARIGSQDVVIVSIHDIDDRKRIQEEVLREKAFTDAVMDSIPGLFYLYDDQGKLIRWNKKHEELTGYTSEELSRMHLLDWYKDDPEEIEKISNAVARIATDGYSESEGHLQRKDGTKVLFYFTAVPLSIEGKNYFTGIGIDITERKRAEIALRESEERYRSAIENISDVLYRTDDHGRLIMVSPSGARLLGYESDTELLGRPNEQYWAQPEKRAAFLELLQLDGKVSDYEVELKRKDGSTVVVSTSSALYRDPGGKVLGVEGIFRDISERKRAEEALRRNEERLRVIFDTSPSSIFLVDIAGQMVMANTKMSELFGYPPEQLAGMNYLELLPPDEREVGMARMQALIQGERDSLFIERQYLRADGTVFWGHLGTRRLQGPHGIVEGLVGIVSDITDRKRMEAALQASHRLTKDILDSMPSAVIALDAQGNITLFNRSAQSLSGKAAQEALGSPLSRVLPLLPVTEEELECVRQENRTLFLEKASFPSLDTTLLTDIHIYPLNAGELGQTAIIIEDVTERTRIEDMMVQTEKMMSVGGLAAGMAHEINNPLGGIVQSTQVILGRLEADSQANQTAAAQAGCTLESLREYLSKREILTLMRNVRESAIRAAHIVASMLEFSRKSESRRAPVAVDKLLDKSVELCSTDYDLKKSYDFRKIEITTDYDPNLPPVPCTATQIEQVFMNLLRNAAQAMRERLQGSPSPRIILRTRREDGFARIDISDNGPGMPEEVRRRVFEPFFSTKPPGEGTGLGLSVSFFIITSNHKGTIHVDSEPGEGTTFTIRLPLFQQPTSLGDRAASQT; from the coding sequence TTGAAGAAGCCCAGACCCACGTTCATCGTGCTTTCGTATGCGTTTTTCAGCGCATGCTGGATACTCTTTTCCGACAGAGCCGCGAGCGGACTCTTCTCGAGCCAGCCTGATGTGTTGCTCTGGGTCAGCACTCTCAAAGGCTGGTTCTTCGTGGCTGTCACGTCTCTTCTTCTGCTCTTGGCGCTAAGCCGCCACGATGCCAAAATTTCCAACCAGATACATGCTCTTGAAGAGAGCGAGACCCGCTTCCGTACCATTTTCGACTCCGTCAGCGATGCCGTCTTCATCCATGACGTCAAAAACGGGACTATTCTGGACGTAAGCCAGCGAGCCTGCGAGATTTTCGGCTATACCCGCGAAGAGATTACCCGCTTGGACGTAGGCGCCCTGAGTTCCGGACGACCGCCCTACAGTCAGGCCGATGGCGAATTTTGGATGCGCCGGGCCATGGAAGAAGGTCCCCAACGCTTCGAGTGGCTGTCAAAAAACCGTGAAGGCAGAGAGTTTTGGGTGGATGTAAACATCCGGTTCGCTCGCATCGGTTCGCAGGACGTAGTCATTGTTTCCATCCATGACATAGACGACCGGAAGAGAATCCAAGAGGAAGTCCTGCGAGAAAAAGCTTTCACCGATGCCGTCATGGATAGCATCCCAGGGCTTTTCTACCTCTACGATGACCAGGGGAAGCTTATCCGCTGGAACAAGAAACATGAAGAACTTACCGGTTACACCAGCGAAGAGCTCTCCCGCATGCACCTGCTCGATTGGTACAAGGACGACCCCGAGGAAATTGAAAAGATAAGCAACGCGGTGGCCCGGATCGCCACGGACGGCTACTCCGAGTCGGAAGGGCATCTCCAACGCAAGGACGGCACGAAAGTCCTGTTCTATTTCACGGCCGTGCCTCTTTCGATTGAAGGGAAAAACTATTTCACGGGCATTGGCATCGATATCACGGAGAGAAAGAGGGCTGAGATAGCCCTACGGGAAAGCGAAGAACGCTATCGCTCAGCCATCGAAAACATTTCGGATGTCCTGTACAGAACCGACGACCATGGCAGGCTCATCATGGTCAGCCCTTCTGGCGCACGGCTCTTGGGCTATGAATCCGATACCGAGCTTCTTGGCCGTCCCAACGAGCAGTACTGGGCTCAACCGGAAAAGAGGGCTGCCTTTCTGGAATTGCTCCAGCTTGACGGCAAAGTGAGCGACTACGAAGTGGAGCTTAAACGAAAAGACGGTTCCACAGTGGTTGTTTCCACCAGCAGCGCGCTCTATCGCGACCCGGGGGGGAAAGTCCTTGGTGTTGAGGGGATATTCCGGGACATCTCCGAACGAAAACGCGCCGAAGAGGCTCTGCGCAGAAACGAGGAGCGTCTTCGGGTCATCTTCGATACATCCCCGTCATCCATATTCTTGGTGGACATAGCAGGCCAGATGGTCATGGCTAACACCAAGATGTCGGAGCTGTTCGGCTATCCGCCGGAACAACTTGCCGGGATGAACTACCTTGAGCTGCTCCCGCCTGACGAACGTGAAGTGGGAATGGCCCGAATGCAAGCGCTCATCCAGGGTGAACGAGACTCCTTGTTCATCGAGCGACAATACCTGCGGGCTGATGGAACCGTGTTCTGGGGACATTTGGGAACCAGAAGACTGCAGGGCCCTCACGGGATCGTGGAAGGCTTGGTCGGCATTGTAAGCGACATAACCGATCGCAAGCGCATGGAGGCCGCCCTCCAGGCCTCTCATAGGCTCACCAAAGACATCCTGGATTCCATGCCTTCAGCGGTGATTGCCCTGGATGCCCAGGGCAACATCACTTTATTCAACCGGAGTGCGCAATCTCTGAGCGGCAAAGCCGCGCAAGAAGCCCTCGGTTCACCTCTGTCCAGAGTGCTCCCCCTGTTGCCAGTCACCGAGGAAGAACTTGAATGTGTTCGCCAGGAGAACCGGACGCTCTTCTTGGAGAAAGCCAGTTTTCCCTCCTTGGATACCACCCTGCTCACAGACATCCACATCTACCCGCTCAATGCGGGTGAGCTTGGCCAGACGGCCATCATCATTGAAGACGTAACAGAGAGGACCAGGATCGAGGACATGATGGTCCAGACGGAAAAAATGATGAGCGTGGGCGGCCTGGCCGCCGGCATGGCCCACGAGATCAACAATCCTCTTGGCGGCATCGTCCAGAGCACTCAGGTGATCCTGGGCCGGCTGGAAGCCGACTCGCAAGCCAACCAGACCGCTGCGGCCCAAGCCGGCTGTACGCTTGAAAGCTTACGCGAATACCTGAGCAAGCGCGAAATTCTTACTTTGATGAGAAACGTTCGCGAATCGGCCATCAGGGCCGCTCATATCGTGGCCAGCATGCTTGAATTCAGCCGCAAGAGCGAATCACGCCGGGCTCCCGTAGCCGTGGACAAGCTGCTCGACAAATCCGTTGAGCTCTGTTCCACGGACTATGACCTCAAAAAAAGCTACGATTTCCGCAAGATCGAGATCACCACGGACTATGACCCCAACCTCCCGCCCGTTCCCTGCACAGCCACTCAGATCGAACAGGTTTTCATGAACCTGTTGCGCAACGCAGCCCAGGCCATGCGCGAACGCCTACAGGGCAGCCCTTCCCCACGAATCATCCTGCGCACCAGACGCGAAGACGGCTTTGCCAGGATCGATATTTCAGACAACGGCCCAGGAATGCCCGAAGAAGTAAGGCGCAGGGTCTTTGAACCCTTCTTCAGCACCAAGCCTCCCGGAGAAGGAACGGGCCTTGGCCTTTCGGTGTCCTTCTTCATCATCACCTCCAACCACAAAGGCACCATCCACGTGGACTCCGAACCAGGTGAAGGAACCACCTTCACCATCCGCCTGCCCCTGTTCCAGCAACCAACCTCCCTCGGAGACCGCGCCGCTTCGCAGACATAA
- the leuA gene encoding 2-isopropylmalate synthase translates to MQPTTPGKYRPFPQVPLSKRTWPDKITSHAPAWLSTDLRDGNQALFEPLDPASKMRLFELLVKVGFKEIEVAFPSASQTDFDFVRALIEGNKIPGDVTISVLSQCREHLIRRTMESLVGARRAIVHIYAATAPVFMKTVFAKTPEEVVEMAVSSVKLVKELAGEQPGTEWVLEFSPENFSSSELGFARDICDAVAEAWGASPANKLIVNLPATVELATPNVFADQIEWMCGQLKHRESMIVSVHTHNDRGTAVAAAELALLAGADRVEGCLFGNGERTGNADLVTMALNLYTQGIDPGLDFSELEKIARAAEELTGLPIHARHPYAGDLVFTAFSGSHQDAIKKGMEARKQGDVWEVPYLPVDPEDLGRGYDSIVRVNSQSGKGGVAYLMETAHGMVMPRRLQVEFSGAVQRHADSKGGEITSQELWVLFESEYLKLKKPILYAGHHLFERGKGQGISLTVGVDKKTFGLSGKGNGPIDAAVHALGLPITLHSYEERAISQGADAKAVAFVEVSMEGVKGMTFGVGIHENIVTASIKAVMSAVNRVLGMGSKELRTALLAKLQEE, encoded by the coding sequence ATGCAGCCCACCACCCCAGGAAAATACCGTCCTTTTCCCCAGGTTCCACTTTCCAAGAGGACTTGGCCGGACAAGATCACGTCGCATGCTCCGGCCTGGCTTTCCACCGATCTGCGAGACGGCAATCAGGCGCTGTTCGAACCGTTGGACCCGGCCAGCAAAATGCGCCTCTTCGAACTGCTGGTGAAGGTGGGGTTCAAGGAGATCGAGGTGGCCTTCCCGTCCGCCTCCCAGACCGACTTCGACTTCGTTCGCGCCCTGATAGAGGGAAACAAAATCCCGGGAGACGTTACCATCTCCGTGCTCAGTCAGTGCCGTGAGCATCTGATCAGGCGGACCATGGAGTCCCTGGTGGGAGCCCGCAGGGCCATCGTCCACATCTATGCCGCCACGGCCCCGGTATTCATGAAAACGGTGTTTGCCAAGACGCCGGAGGAAGTGGTTGAGATGGCTGTTTCCTCCGTGAAACTGGTGAAGGAACTCGCCGGCGAACAGCCTGGGACCGAATGGGTTCTCGAATTCAGCCCCGAAAACTTTTCTTCCTCCGAACTCGGCTTCGCCCGCGACATCTGCGACGCTGTGGCCGAAGCCTGGGGAGCGTCCCCGGCCAACAAGCTCATCGTGAACCTTCCGGCTACCGTGGAGCTGGCCACGCCCAATGTGTTCGCGGACCAGATCGAGTGGATGTGCGGGCAGCTCAAGCATAGAGAGAGCATGATCGTCAGCGTGCACACGCATAACGACAGGGGGACGGCTGTCGCTGCCGCGGAGTTGGCCCTGTTGGCTGGGGCCGACCGTGTCGAGGGCTGTCTCTTCGGCAACGGCGAGCGCACCGGGAATGCGGATCTCGTGACCATGGCCCTCAACCTCTACACCCAGGGGATCGATCCCGGGTTGGACTTCTCGGAGCTGGAAAAGATTGCCAGGGCCGCAGAGGAACTCACAGGCCTGCCTATCCATGCCCGGCATCCCTATGCGGGTGACCTTGTCTTCACGGCCTTTTCCGGCTCCCACCAGGACGCAATCAAAAAAGGCATGGAGGCCCGCAAGCAGGGAGATGTCTGGGAGGTGCCGTACCTCCCAGTTGATCCGGAAGATCTCGGGCGCGGTTACGACTCCATCGTCAGGGTGAACAGCCAGTCAGGCAAGGGCGGAGTTGCTTACCTGATGGAGACTGCCCACGGGATGGTGATGCCCAGGCGGCTTCAGGTTGAGTTCTCTGGCGCGGTGCAGCGCCATGCCGATTCCAAGGGCGGCGAGATTACGTCTCAGGAGCTCTGGGTCCTTTTCGAGAGCGAGTATCTGAAGCTCAAAAAACCTATCCTCTACGCCGGGCATCATCTTTTCGAGCGCGGCAAGGGACAGGGCATCAGCCTGACTGTTGGAGTGGACAAGAAGACCTTCGGCCTTTCCGGCAAGGGCAACGGCCCGATCGACGCCGCGGTGCATGCCCTCGGGTTGCCCATCACCCTGCACTCCTACGAGGAGAGGGCCATAAGCCAGGGCGCGGACGCCAAGGCGGTCGCCTTTGTGGAAGTGTCCATGGAGGGAGTCAAGGGCATGACCTTTGGCGTGGGAATCCACGAGAATATCGTCACCGCCTCCATCAAGGCGGTGATGAGCGCGGTGAACCGCGTTTTGGGAATGGGCTCCAAGGAACTGCGGACGGCTCTGCTCGCAAAGCTGCAAGAAGAGTAA
- a CDS encoding DUF2092 domain-containing protein, with product MRMKGALAAGLLLALTVVLPVRNSHAGEGTDVQAEIVLKVCCDRLATLKSYSFLAEVDRDFAFPTGDSIRLSQAITTRVQRPNRFRCDIIGDDRDGAYVYDGKTLVSYDADANVYGTVEGRGSTDATVQHVIDQYGLQAPLANLLYSAPCASFDLDKVTGRYLGLHSAAGRPCHHLVFFGQDMNWQIWIDEADGLPRKIVVTDKSLPGWPQYTAVLSKWNTEAKFASSIFVFTPPKGAREIPVLPLGQGNTGN from the coding sequence ATGCGTATGAAAGGGGCACTTGCCGCGGGTTTGCTGTTGGCGCTCACGGTTGTCCTGCCTGTAAGGAACTCTCACGCCGGCGAAGGGACGGACGTCCAAGCTGAAATCGTTCTGAAGGTTTGTTGTGATCGGCTCGCAACCCTCAAATCGTATTCTTTCTTGGCGGAGGTGGACAGGGACTTCGCATTTCCCACAGGAGACTCCATACGTCTGTCCCAGGCAATTACCACCCGCGTGCAGCGGCCGAACCGTTTCCGTTGCGACATAATTGGAGACGACAGGGACGGGGCGTATGTCTACGACGGCAAGACCCTCGTGTCCTACGACGCCGACGCCAATGTCTATGGCACGGTGGAAGGCAGGGGAAGCACAGACGCGACCGTCCAGCATGTGATCGACCAGTACGGTCTGCAGGCGCCCTTGGCCAATCTCCTGTATTCCGCCCCGTGCGCCTCTTTCGATTTGGACAAAGTAACAGGCCGCTATCTTGGGCTTCATTCTGCAGCAGGGAGACCATGCCACCATCTGGTTTTCTTCGGGCAAGACATGAACTGGCAGATTTGGATAGACGAAGCCGACGGCCTGCCGCGAAAGATCGTTGTTACAGACAAAAGTCTGCCAGGCTGGCCGCAATATACGGCTGTGTTGAGCAAGTGGAATACCGAGGCGAAATTCGCGTCTTCCATCTTCGTTTTCACCCCACCCAAGGGAGCCCGGGAAATTCCGGTTCTTCCCCTGGGGCAGGGCAACACCGGAAATTAA
- a CDS encoding Spy/CpxP family protein refolding chaperone, which yields MKRFAAVMVLVAALAATAMAAQEKGPGGPGGSGGPDGFGPGHGKGIVKLLEDLGLTPDQKGTIAKILKENREQSKAVHEAMKKAHESMREVMEKTPGDESLVRKAAQAMAKAGEELAVNMGKVKAKIDSVLTPEQRAKASEKKAEFKGRFKDRFEKGQKELDDWIEKNLKS from the coding sequence ATGAAACGATTCGCAGCCGTCATGGTATTGGTGGCGGCGCTGGCCGCAACGGCCATGGCCGCCCAGGAAAAGGGCCCTGGCGGTCCCGGAGGCTCGGGCGGACCCGATGGCTTCGGTCCGGGACATGGGAAAGGCATTGTTAAACTGCTCGAGGACCTTGGGCTCACCCCGGACCAGAAGGGCACAATAGCCAAGATCCTCAAGGAAAACCGTGAACAGTCGAAGGCTGTGCACGAGGCCATGAAGAAGGCGCATGAAAGCATGCGCGAGGTGATGGAAAAGACCCCGGGCGACGAGTCGCTGGTGCGCAAGGCCGCCCAGGCCATGGCCAAGGCCGGTGAAGAACTTGCCGTGAACATGGGCAAGGTCAAGGCTAAGATCGATTCGGTGCTCACCCCGGAACAACGGGCCAAGGCCTCTGAGAAGAAGGCCGAGTTCAAGGGCCGCTTCAAGGACAGGTTTGAGAAGGGGCAGAAGGAACTGGACGATTGGATTGAAAAGAACCTGAAAAGCTGA
- a CDS encoding isoleucine--tRNA ligase — protein MKPAPSSISFPKLEEEVLASWTKDRTFWKSLEKTKNGKPYVFYDGPPFATGLPHYGHILTSYVKDTVPRYFTMRGHFVDRTWGWDCHGLPIEYEVEKKLAISGKAEIQEYGIGKFNQKCRDIVLGYAGEWEKAVGRIGRWVDFSRQYKTMDLTFMESVLWIFSQFYEKGLVYESPRVVAYCNRCMTPLSNFETGLDDSFRERDDMAITVRFRDALIPSRSFLAWTTTPWTLPSNLALALGADITYALVEIAPDDQVWIAKDRMEAYKKFLPENPVIVEEAKGAALVGRKYVPLFPYAQGERTHVVLEGSFVDTSMGTGIVHMAPAFGEDDYNLCTSQGIDIFDPVDHQGQFTEAAPDWTGMGVFEANKHIARRLRETGAMFAQENYRHKYPHCWRCDQPLIYRAISSWYVKVAENRDKLLGCNEDINWVPSHIGTGRFKNWIADARDWSVSRNRFWGTPIPVWRCGSCGTLEVPGSIAELEAKSGQKIEDLHRPFCDELTWTCSKDGCSGAMKRVPEVFDCWFESGAMPYGQAHYPFEKKEWFDANYPASFIVEYIAQTRGWFYTLLVEGALLKNQAPFTNCICHGVVLAEDGRKMSKRLKNFPDPMEVVNKYGSDALRIYLLSSPVVRGLDIRFSERDVEDAVRRYLIPFWNVFHFFTSYAALVKGYEPTRIETATELADRHILAELEELRKSVEANIESYDLPRCYQAIQQFIDTLSGWYVRLNRPRFWTETVTDDARQAFDTLYTCLVEASRIFAPFIPFAMDHIHTHLAGESVHLADWPAAVPGREDVKLTAEIDTVRRVIECGRSVREKVRINLRQPLSTILVAGEKKDLVEPYQALIEEQVNVKSVQYPDGPETFASRAVQLDAKKLGPLLKGAFGPTLAAVKTGSYEIGPDGALTAAGTRVEPGDFVIAWEALSDDVGVAADKGLVVGLQLAITPELKREGAARTLNRLIQDQRKKLSLAYDQRITLGIEADGVWKESLEAHVGWLTEQCLAVGVEWSVSAPQIEVEDENGKLRVEVIAK, from the coding sequence GTGAAACCAGCCCCGTCGTCCATTTCGTTCCCGAAACTGGAGGAGGAAGTCCTCGCTTCCTGGACCAAAGACCGCACCTTCTGGAAATCCCTTGAGAAGACCAAGAACGGCAAACCCTACGTTTTCTACGACGGCCCGCCATTCGCCACAGGTCTTCCCCACTACGGGCACATCCTCACCTCCTATGTGAAGGACACCGTTCCCCGCTATTTCACCATGCGCGGCCACTTCGTGGACCGCACCTGGGGATGGGATTGCCACGGCCTGCCCATCGAGTACGAGGTGGAAAAAAAGCTGGCCATCTCCGGCAAGGCCGAAATCCAGGAGTACGGCATCGGCAAGTTCAACCAGAAATGCCGGGACATCGTTCTGGGATACGCTGGAGAGTGGGAAAAGGCGGTTGGCCGCATCGGTCGCTGGGTCGATTTCTCCCGCCAGTACAAGACCATGGACCTGACCTTCATGGAGTCGGTCCTTTGGATATTCTCGCAGTTTTACGAGAAGGGCCTGGTCTACGAGAGTCCGCGCGTGGTGGCCTACTGCAACCGCTGCATGACCCCGCTCTCCAACTTCGAGACCGGCCTGGACGACTCCTTCCGCGAACGCGACGACATGGCCATCACCGTCCGCTTCCGCGACGCCCTTATCCCGAGCCGCTCCTTCCTGGCCTGGACCACCACACCCTGGACATTGCCCTCCAACCTGGCCTTGGCCCTAGGCGCGGACATCACATACGCCTTGGTGGAGATCGCTCCGGACGACCAGGTCTGGATCGCCAAGGACCGCATGGAGGCCTACAAGAAGTTCCTGCCCGAGAACCCGGTCATCGTGGAGGAAGCAAAGGGCGCCGCCCTGGTGGGACGCAAGTACGTCCCGCTTTTCCCCTATGCCCAGGGCGAACGAACTCACGTGGTTTTGGAGGGTTCCTTCGTGGACACCTCCATGGGTACCGGCATCGTGCACATGGCGCCCGCCTTCGGCGAGGACGACTACAACCTCTGCACCAGCCAGGGCATCGACATCTTCGACCCGGTTGACCATCAGGGCCAGTTCACCGAAGCCGCTCCCGACTGGACCGGCATGGGAGTGTTCGAGGCCAACAAGCACATCGCCAGGCGGCTCCGCGAAACCGGGGCCATGTTCGCCCAGGAGAACTACCGCCACAAGTACCCGCACTGCTGGCGCTGCGACCAGCCCCTCATCTACCGGGCCATTTCCAGCTGGTACGTGAAGGTGGCCGAAAACCGCGACAAGCTCCTCGGGTGCAACGAGGACATCAACTGGGTTCCCTCCCACATCGGTACCGGCCGTTTCAAGAACTGGATAGCGGACGCGCGCGACTGGTCTGTTTCGCGCAACAGGTTCTGGGGCACCCCCATCCCGGTGTGGCGCTGCGGAAGTTGCGGCACGCTCGAGGTGCCCGGTTCCATCGCCGAACTCGAGGCCAAGTCCGGCCAGAAGATCGAAGACCTGCACCGGCCCTTCTGCGACGAGCTGACCTGGACCTGTTCCAAGGACGGCTGTTCCGGGGCCATGAAGCGCGTTCCCGAGGTGTTCGACTGCTGGTTCGAATCCGGGGCCATGCCCTACGGCCAGGCCCACTATCCCTTCGAGAAGAAGGAGTGGTTCGACGCCAACTATCCGGCCAGCTTCATCGTGGAATACATCGCCCAGACCCGGGGCTGGTTCTACACCCTGCTGGTGGAAGGAGCGCTTCTTAAAAATCAGGCGCCCTTCACCAACTGCATCTGCCATGGCGTGGTCCTGGCCGAGGACGGCCGCAAGATGTCCAAGCGGCTCAAAAACTTCCCAGACCCCATGGAAGTGGTGAACAAGTATGGCTCCGACGCCCTGCGCATCTATCTGCTCTCCTCGCCCGTGGTGCGCGGCCTGGATATCCGCTTCTCCGAGCGGGACGTGGAGGACGCTGTCCGGCGCTACCTCATCCCCTTCTGGAACGTGTTCCACTTCTTCACGTCCTACGCCGCCCTGGTGAAAGGCTACGAGCCCACGCGCATTGAGACGGCCACGGAGCTTGCCGACCGCCACATCCTGGCCGAGTTGGAGGAGCTTCGCAAAAGCGTCGAGGCAAACATTGAATCCTACGATCTGCCCAGGTGCTACCAGGCCATCCAGCAGTTCATCGACACCCTGTCCGGCTGGTACGTGAGGCTGAACCGCCCCCGTTTCTGGACGGAGACCGTGACCGATGACGCACGGCAGGCCTTCGACACGCTCTATACCTGCCTGGTGGAGGCCTCGCGCATCTTCGCGCCGTTTATCCCCTTCGCCATGGACCATATCCACACGCACCTGGCCGGCGAATCGGTGCATCTTGCCGATTGGCCCGCAGCCGTGCCCGGACGAGAGGATGTGAAGCTCACTGCCGAAATCGATACGGTGCGCCGGGTCATCGAGTGCGGGAGAAGTGTCCGCGAGAAGGTGCGCATCAACCTGCGCCAGCCCCTGTCCACCATCCTGGTGGCCGGGGAAAAGAAGGACCTGGTCGAGCCGTACCAGGCACTTATCGAAGAGCAGGTGAACGTCAAATCCGTCCAATATCCAGACGGGCCGGAAACCTTCGCCAGCCGCGCCGTGCAGCTTGACGCCAAGAAGCTGGGGCCTCTTTTGAAAGGCGCCTTTGGTCCCACCCTGGCCGCCGTGAAGACCGGAAGCTACGAGATCGGCCCGGATGGGGCCCTTACCGCTGCCGGAACCCGGGTTGAACCGGGCGACTTTGTCATCGCCTGGGAAGCCTTAAGCGACGATGTGGGCGTGGCCGCAGACAAGGGGCTTGTGGTTGGCCTCCAGCTTGCCATAACTCCCGAGCTCAAGCGCGAAGGCGCTGCCAGAACGCTCAACCGCCTGATCCAGGACCAGCGCAAGAAGCTTTCTCTGGCCTATGACCAGCGCATCACACTTGGCATCGAGGCGGACGGCGTGTGGAAGGAGTCGCTTGAGGCCCACGTGGGCTGGCTGACCGAGCAGTGCCTGGCTGTTGGAGTGGAATGGAGCGTCTCCGCCCCTCAGATCGAGGTGGAGGACGAGAACGGCAAGCTCAGGGTAGAAGTGATAGCGAAGTAA
- a CDS encoding flagellar protein FlaG, producing MNIQQTEFPRDAAALALEVERAIAATKHEDERVQETSDGHEGNGSGQPGGSFSREEAEKLSKQAEQYFGDKGVKLHFKVLDDAGGNVQVEMVDASSQKVIRKIPQDELVTLSESIKRMAKGVLDKAV from the coding sequence ATGAACATTCAGCAAACAGAGTTCCCACGGGATGCCGCGGCATTGGCGCTTGAAGTGGAGAGAGCCATAGCCGCCACCAAGCACGAGGACGAAAGGGTTCAGGAGACTTCAGACGGGCATGAAGGCAACGGGTCCGGGCAACCAGGAGGATCCTTCAGCCGCGAGGAGGCGGAAAAGCTCTCCAAGCAGGCTGAACAGTACTTCGGGGACAAGGGCGTAAAGCTGCACTTCAAGGTGCTCGACGACGCTGGGGGGAATGTTCAGGTGGAGATGGTTGACGCCAGCAGCCAAAAGGTCATCCGCAAAATCCCTCAGGATGAACTGGTCACATTGTCGGAGAGCATCAAACGCATGGCCAAGGGAGTTCTTGACAAGGCTGTGTAG
- a CDS encoding glycosyl transferase, translated as MLISVVTPTRGDRPLALAQAARSLEAAATHAMDAGLLAPGQVEWLVGFDGCKGLRPAISLPTTFVDFPKSGNFGNLIRERLINLAKGSHLMFLDDDNSLAETSLTSFLPHLDVEFIAARIDVSLAFDISLLPRPGPGEPIRQGNIDPLCLCVSRELVIGRGRGWSGEGGYESDFLNIRRYFQRARSHLFLDDVVGTYDSGRGLDPEGVNPRQARTEADKLKGD; from the coding sequence GTGCTCATAAGCGTTGTCACCCCGACCAGGGGTGACAGGCCCTTGGCGCTGGCTCAGGCAGCCCGTAGTCTGGAAGCTGCCGCCACGCATGCAATGGACGCGGGGCTTCTGGCCCCGGGGCAGGTGGAATGGCTGGTAGGGTTTGACGGATGCAAAGGGCTTCGCCCAGCGATTTCACTGCCGACCACGTTCGTGGATTTTCCAAAGTCCGGCAATTTCGGCAATCTCATCCGCGAAAGGCTTATCAACCTGGCCAAGGGCTCGCACCTGATGTTTCTCGACGATGACAACTCCCTGGCCGAGACATCCCTGACAAGTTTCTTACCCCACCTTGACGTCGAATTCATTGCCGCCCGCATCGACGTGAGTCTCGCCTTCGACATCTCCCTCCTCCCCAGGCCAGGTCCTGGGGAACCCATACGCCAAGGGAATATTGACCCCCTGTGCCTGTGTGTTTCCAGAGAGCTGGTCATCGGACGAGGGAGAGGCTGGAGCGGAGAAGGCGGGTACGAATCGGACTTTCTGAACATCCGCAGATACTTCCAAAGAGCCCGCAGTCACCTGTTCCTGGACGATGTGGTCGGTACGTACGACTCAGGACGCGGCTTGGACCCGGAAGGGGTCAACCCCAGACAGGCCAGGACCGAAGCGGACAAATTGAAGGGCGACTAG